The proteins below are encoded in one region of Clostridium pasteurianum DSM 525 = ATCC 6013:
- the rpmI gene encoding 50S ribosomal protein L35, whose translation MPKMKTKRAAAKRFKLTGTGKLKRAKAFKSHILTKKSTKTKRNLRKTGYVSVTQEKTMKKLLPYL comes from the coding sequence ATGCCAAAAATGAAAACTAAGAGAGCAGCAGCTAAGAGATTTAAGCTTACAGGTACTGGAAAACTTAAGAGAGCAAAGGCTTTTAAAAGTCACATATTAACTAAAAAGAGTACAAAGACAAAGAGAAACTTAAGAAAAACTGGATATGTTTCTGTAACACAAGAAAAGACAATGAAGAAATTGTTACCATACCTATAA
- the rplT gene encoding 50S ribosomal protein L20 has product MARVKRAMNARKYHKKILKLAKGYYGGKSKLFKTANESVIRALRNAYVGRRLKKRDFRKLWIARINAATRINGLSYSRFINGIKLAGIDLNRKMLSEIAINDPKAFSELVEAAKKQLA; this is encoded by the coding sequence ATGGCAAGAGTAAAGAGAGCTATGAATGCTCGTAAGTATCATAAAAAAATATTAAAACTTGCAAAAGGTTACTATGGTGGAAAGAGCAAGTTATTTAAAACTGCTAACGAAAGTGTTATCAGAGCATTAAGAAATGCATATGTTGGAAGAAGATTAAAGAAAAGAGATTTTAGAAAGCTTTGGATAGCTAGAATAAATGCAGCTACAAGAATAAATGGTCTTTCTTATTCAAGATTCATTAATGGAATCAAATTAGCTGGTATAGATCTTAACAGAAAAATGCTTTCAGAAATAGCTATAAATGATCCTAAAGCTTTCTCAGAGTTAGTTGAAGCAGCTAAGAAACAATTAGCTTAG